A window from Theropithecus gelada isolate Dixy chromosome 1, Tgel_1.0, whole genome shotgun sequence encodes these proteins:
- the C1H1orf54 gene encoding uncharacterized protein C1orf54 homolog isoform X1 — MDILFAAILAVPLILGQEYEDEERMGEDEYYQVVYYYTVTPSYDDFSADFTIDYSIFESEDRLNRLDKDTTEAVGTTISLETARADHPKPVTVKPVTTEPQSPDLNDAVSSLRSPIPLLLSCAFVQAGMYFM; from the exons ATGGATATCCTCTTTGCAGCCATCCTTGCTGTGCCACTTATCCTGG GACAAGAATATGAGGATGAAGAAAGAATGGGAGAGGATGAATATTATCAGGTGGTCTATTATTATACAGTCACCCCCAGTTATG ATGACTTTAGTGCAGATTTCACCATTGATTACTCCATATTTGAGTCAGAGGACAGGCTG AACAGGTTGGATAAAGACACAACAGAGGCAGTAGGGACTACCATTAGTCTTGAAACAGCACGTGCAGACCATCCGAAGCCTGTAACTGTGAAACCAGTAACAACGGAACCA CAGAGTCCAGATCTGAATGATGCTGTGTCCAGTTTGCGGAGTCCTATTCCCCTCCTCCTGTCGTGTGCCTTTGTTCAGGCGGGGATGTATTTCATGTAG
- the C1H1orf54 gene encoding uncharacterized protein C1orf54 homolog isoform X2, translated as MDILFAAILAVPLILDDFSADFTIDYSIFESEDRLNRLDKDTTEAVGTTISLETARADHPKPVTVKPVTTEPQSPDLNDAVSSLRSPIPLLLSCAFVQAGMYFM; from the exons ATGGATATCCTCTTTGCAGCCATCCTTGCTGTGCCACTTATCCTGG ATGACTTTAGTGCAGATTTCACCATTGATTACTCCATATTTGAGTCAGAGGACAGGCTG AACAGGTTGGATAAAGACACAACAGAGGCAGTAGGGACTACCATTAGTCTTGAAACAGCACGTGCAGACCATCCGAAGCCTGTAACTGTGAAACCAGTAACAACGGAACCA CAGAGTCCAGATCTGAATGATGCTGTGTCCAGTTTGCGGAGTCCTATTCCCCTCCTCCTGTCGTGTGCCTTTGTTCAGGCGGGGATGTATTTCATGTAG
- the CIART gene encoding circadian-associated transcriptional repressor isoform X1: MDSPSSISSYSSYSLSSSFPTSPVNSDFGFPSDNEREDKGAHGPRPDTVGQRGGSRPSPGPIRCRHRSKVSSNQHTPSHPEQRGSASPMAGSGAKRSRDGELETSLNIQGCTTEGDLLFAQKCKELQGFIPPLTDLLNGLKMGRFERGLSSFQQSVAMDRIQRIVGVLQKPQMGERYLGTLLQVEGMLKTWFPHIAAQQSSLSGGKHQLTKHFPSHHSDSAASSPASPMEKMDQTQLGHLALKPKQPWHLTEWPAMNLTWIHTTPICNPPLSSPGTISFSHGPLGTGTGIGVILFLQHGVQPFTHSAPATPVPPTTASPVVPGEPMKLSGEGPRCYSLPVTLPSDWSYTLCPPTLPTLAREMTKGHREQQRSHAPVAPDAHLLNL, from the exons ATGGATTCTCCATCTAGCATTTCTTCCTATTCCTCCTACTCTCTCTCTTCGTCTTTTCCCACCTCCCCAGTGAACAGTGACTTTGGCTTCCCCTCTGATAATGAGAGGGAGGACAAGGGGGCCCATGGGCCCAGGCCAGACACTGTTGGGCAGAGGGGAGGTTCCCGGCCCAGCCCGGGTCCTATCCGCTGCAGGCATCGATCCAAGGTTTCCAGTAACCAACATACACCATCTCATCCGGAACAGCGGGGTTCGGCTTCTCCTATGGCAGGATCTGGGGCGAAAAGATCAAGAGATGGTGAACTGGAGACCAGTCTAAACATCCAAGGTTGTACCACAGAGGGAGACCTGCTGTTTGCCCAGAAG TGTAAAGAACTCCAAGGATTTATACCTCCTCTCACAGATCTACTCAATGGGCTGAAGATGGGTCGTTTTGAGAGAG GATTAAGCAGTTTTCAGCAGAGTGTGGCAATGGACAGGATCCAGCGTATTGTAGGTGTTTTGCAGAAGCCACAGATGGG GGAACGTTACCTAGGAACCTTGCTACAGGTAGAAGGGATGTTAAAGACTTGGTTTCCACATATAGCTGCCCAGCAGTCGTCATTGAGTGGTGGCAAGCATCAGCTGACCAAG CATTTTCCAAGCCACCACAGTGATTCAGCCGCTTCCTCTCCTGCATCTCCTATGGAAAAGATGGACCAGACACAGCTAGGACATCTAGCTTTAAAACCAAAGCAGCCTTGGCACCTCACAGAATGGCCAGCTATGAACCTTACCTGGATCCACACCACTCCAATTTGCAACCCCCCTCTCAGCTCCCCAGGTACTATCTCCTTTAGCCATGGTCCTTTAGGCACTGGAACCGGTATTGGCGTCATTCTTTTCCTACAGCATGGAGTGCAACCCTTCACCCACTCTGCCCCAGCCACTCCAGTCCCACCTACTACAGCATCTCCTGTCGTCCCTGGTGAGCCTATGAAACTATCTGGAGAGGGGCCTCGTTGCTACAGTTTGCCAGTAACTCTGCCATCAGACTGGAGCTATACCCTATGCCCTCCCACTCTACCCACCTTGGCCAGGGAGATGACCAAAGGACACCGGGAGCAGCAGAGAAGCCATGCTCCAGTTGCTCCTGATGCTCATCTTCTCAACCTCTAG
- the CIART gene encoding circadian-associated transcriptional repressor isoform X2 — translation MAGSGAKRSRDGELETSLNIQGCTTEGDLLFAQKCKELQGFIPPLTDLLNGLKMGRFERGLSSFQQSVAMDRIQRIVGVLQKPQMGERYLGTLLQVEGMLKTWFPHIAAQQSSLSGGKHQLTKHFPSHHSDSAASSPASPMEKMDQTQLGHLALKPKQPWHLTEWPAMNLTWIHTTPICNPPLSSPGTISFSHGPLGTGTGIGVILFLQHGVQPFTHSAPATPVPPTTASPVVPGEPMKLSGEGPRCYSLPVTLPSDWSYTLCPPTLPTLAREMTKGHREQQRSHAPVAPDAHLLNL, via the exons ATGGCAGGATCTGGGGCGAAAAGATCAAGAGATGGTGAACTGGAGACCAGTCTAAACATCCAAGGTTGTACCACAGAGGGAGACCTGCTGTTTGCCCAGAAG TGTAAAGAACTCCAAGGATTTATACCTCCTCTCACAGATCTACTCAATGGGCTGAAGATGGGTCGTTTTGAGAGAG GATTAAGCAGTTTTCAGCAGAGTGTGGCAATGGACAGGATCCAGCGTATTGTAGGTGTTTTGCAGAAGCCACAGATGGG GGAACGTTACCTAGGAACCTTGCTACAGGTAGAAGGGATGTTAAAGACTTGGTTTCCACATATAGCTGCCCAGCAGTCGTCATTGAGTGGTGGCAAGCATCAGCTGACCAAG CATTTTCCAAGCCACCACAGTGATTCAGCCGCTTCCTCTCCTGCATCTCCTATGGAAAAGATGGACCAGACACAGCTAGGACATCTAGCTTTAAAACCAAAGCAGCCTTGGCACCTCACAGAATGGCCAGCTATGAACCTTACCTGGATCCACACCACTCCAATTTGCAACCCCCCTCTCAGCTCCCCAGGTACTATCTCCTTTAGCCATGGTCCTTTAGGCACTGGAACCGGTATTGGCGTCATTCTTTTCCTACAGCATGGAGTGCAACCCTTCACCCACTCTGCCCCAGCCACTCCAGTCCCACCTACTACAGCATCTCCTGTCGTCCCTGGTGAGCCTATGAAACTATCTGGAGAGGGGCCTCGTTGCTACAGTTTGCCAGTAACTCTGCCATCAGACTGGAGCTATACCCTATGCCCTCCCACTCTACCCACCTTGGCCAGGGAGATGACCAAAGGACACCGGGAGCAGCAGAGAAGCCATGCTCCAGTTGCTCCTGATGCTCATCTTCTCAACCTCTAG